A single Aspergillus puulaauensis MK2 DNA, chromosome 7, nearly complete sequence DNA region contains:
- a CDS encoding uncharacterized protein (COG:S;~EggNog:ENOG410PSYJ), giving the protein MAPLSLKAKGLGAAMAVYLLGQPIQCPFIIPPLVGDAVALTVAQVGSAAASFGGAIAGGAVASNDKRGFDLNSRAAQVEAPEGVPQYNFDQCVDSLVDPAVSVTVTGPVENNGVQIDGLTSQCMVLGNVITGDVEGPVATPCGSACLLYNNLDSDQYSQMQSTFEELKNL; this is encoded by the exons ATGGCACCCCTGTCCCTGAAAGCCAAAGGCCTCGGCGCCGCCATGGCCGTGTACCTGTTAGGCCAGCCGATCCAGTGCCCGTTCATTATACCCCCTCTTGTCGGCGACGCTGTGGCCTTGACCGTCGCGCAGGTCGGCTCCGCAGCGGCCAGCTTCGGCGGTGCGATTGCCGGGGGCGCAGTTGCATCCAATGATAAGAGAGGCTTTGATCTAAACAGCCGCGCCGCCCAGGTCGAGGCACCCGAGGGAGTTCCCCAGTACAACTTTGATCAGTGCGTGGACAGCTTAGTGGACCCGGCAGTCAGTGTGACGGTGACTGGTCCTGTTGAGAACAACG GTGTCCAAATCGACGGCCTGACTTCTCAGTGCATGGTTCTTGGTAATGTCATCACCGGCGATGTGGAGGGCCCCGTGGCGACTCCCTGTGGCTCTGCGTGTCTGCTGTACAACAACCTGGACTCGGACCAGTATTCGCAGATGCAGTCCACTTTTGAGGAACTGAAGAACCTGTAG